From a region of the Myxococcus guangdongensis genome:
- a CDS encoding alpha/beta hydrolase: MPTVLALLHIMGCVLLAAVFFAPAGVPTLVHLLKGILREYSLVMLVPALLTALVAFWCAHADVWKWLRWGTPASALLIGVLAVWPAASAWRMARANDLPLDLRAYLRPLVGARPPPSHTVRFAEVPGRELHADIFLPQGASPAPRPAVLYLHGGGWRGGERAYARAWADFFTAKGYVLISLDYRLFPPATGMTAPGDVKCGIRWVKDHAATYGIDPSRLVLFGESAGGHLAMLAGYSADDTRIPSSCGSPGDTSIAAVISFYAPGDLVADAASNAATLEGFTGAPLDGHRALYELLSPIHHVGPRTPPTLLLHGGADSVVPPEASLAMAARLSQAGVPHALFMLPYAEHGFDIWDGGFGRQLARGWVGHFLQQHVSAE, encoded by the coding sequence ATGCCGACCGTCCTGGCGCTCCTTCACATCATGGGCTGCGTGCTGCTCGCCGCCGTCTTCTTCGCTCCCGCCGGAGTGCCCACGCTCGTCCATCTGCTCAAGGGCATCCTGCGCGAGTACAGCCTGGTGATGCTGGTGCCCGCGCTCCTCACCGCGCTGGTGGCCTTCTGGTGCGCTCACGCGGACGTGTGGAAGTGGCTGCGCTGGGGGACCCCCGCGTCCGCGCTGCTCATCGGAGTCCTCGCGGTATGGCCCGCTGCCTCCGCCTGGCGGATGGCCCGTGCGAACGACCTCCCGCTCGACCTCCGCGCGTACCTCCGGCCCCTCGTCGGAGCCCGCCCTCCGCCGAGTCACACCGTCCGCTTCGCCGAAGTCCCGGGACGCGAACTGCACGCGGACATCTTCCTTCCCCAGGGCGCCTCACCCGCGCCACGCCCGGCCGTGCTCTATCTCCACGGAGGCGGTTGGCGCGGCGGAGAGCGCGCCTATGCCCGAGCCTGGGCCGACTTCTTCACCGCGAAGGGCTACGTCCTCATCTCCCTCGACTACCGCCTCTTTCCACCGGCCACCGGCATGACCGCCCCGGGAGACGTCAAGTGTGGCATCCGCTGGGTCAAGGACCACGCGGCGACCTACGGCATCGACCCGTCGCGACTCGTCCTGTTCGGTGAATCCGCGGGTGGACACCTCGCGATGCTGGCGGGGTACTCAGCGGACGACACCCGCATCCCGTCCTCCTGTGGTTCCCCGGGGGACACCTCCATCGCGGCCGTCATCAGCTTCTACGCGCCGGGCGATCTGGTGGCCGATGCCGCGAGCAACGCCGCCACGCTCGAGGGCTTCACGGGTGCGCCGCTGGACGGCCACCGCGCGCTGTACGAGCTGCTCTCTCCCATCCACCACGTCGGTCCACGGACTCCTCCCACGCTCCTGCTCCACGGCGGCGCCGACAGCGTCGTGCCGCCCGAGGCCTCCCTGGCGATGGCCGCCCGGCTCTCCCAAGCGGGGGTGCCCCACGCGCTCTTCATGCTCCCGTACGCGGAGCACGGCTTCGACATCTGGGACGGCGGCTTCGGCCGACAGCTCGCTCGGGGGTGGGTGGGACATTTCCTCCAACAGCACGTTTCCGCCGAGTGA
- a CDS encoding RICIN domain-containing protein: protein MALALLLLPMTAAAGPGPDYRWDESRNRPGPNRCQSSNQCDGARTCSPAGWCQGESRPTPPPPPPGRGHGHGRDEPRHQRTTFIRSKLAGLVLDIEGNNRSLGAGIIAHRAKSHREGNDNQQWELVPTRGGYLIRSKLNGLVLDIDGANKAEGTRVIMWEAHGSPNQVWKLVPGRARGTYYIQSALNGFVLDVEGARTDGSGRLIVYPMHRKAADNQLWQVDL, encoded by the coding sequence ATGGCGCTCGCGCTGCTGCTCCTGCCCATGACGGCGGCGGCGGGTCCCGGGCCGGACTACCGCTGGGACGAGTCTCGCAACCGCCCCGGTCCGAACCGTTGCCAGAGCTCCAACCAGTGCGATGGCGCGCGCACCTGCAGCCCCGCCGGTTGGTGCCAGGGCGAGTCTCGCCCGACGCCGCCGCCCCCGCCGCCGGGCCGTGGCCATGGGCATGGCCGCGATGAGCCGCGCCACCAGCGCACCACCTTCATCCGCAGCAAGCTCGCGGGGCTCGTGCTCGACATCGAGGGCAACAACCGCTCGCTCGGCGCCGGAATCATCGCCCACCGCGCGAAGTCCCACCGCGAGGGCAACGACAACCAGCAGTGGGAGCTGGTGCCCACCCGAGGCGGCTACCTCATCCGTAGCAAGCTCAACGGACTCGTGCTCGACATCGACGGCGCGAACAAGGCCGAGGGAACCCGCGTCATCATGTGGGAAGCCCACGGCAGCCCCAACCAGGTGTGGAAGCTCGTGCCGGGTCGCGCCCGCGGCACCTACTACATCCAGAGCGCGCTCAATGGCTTCGTGCTGGATGTCGAGGGCGCCAGGACGGATGGCTCGGGTCGGCTCATCGTCTACCCGATGCATCGCAAGGCGGCCGACAACCAGCTGTGGCAGGTGGACCTCTGA
- a CDS encoding alpha/beta fold hydrolase: MSLSVLVFACSRGSPRPQQDELPPFYRTPDSLPTSSPGDVLRHEPLTGFAALEQAGSNVRVLYRSDAVKADRPIAVSGIIALPKGEPPEGGWPVIAWAHGTVGVADKCAPSRDVLGASAHWFNQAPQRLLNYFLGEMKWAVVMTDYEGLGTEGRHPFLLGRSQARGVLDSVVAAHKLYPGKLSKKYAVVGHSQGGQAALFSAAEAPERLRGKDFELVGVLAYAPASAMHLTFPIAVQVAEPSPDVAFIPLFLTGAAEGDPDGVKLEQLLKPQALKLYADVDSKCRIELSQTDSWGNFVPKGNVMSETANWRPLLAQLSAMHPGYLTIGVPVRLVQGRLDARVNPAQTWAVRNELIARRASVEYVGCPVADHFGVLGDDIPGAVAWLTQRFGGSAPPDVLSSCREIHELSSVTP, encoded by the coding sequence GTGTCCCTGTCCGTCCTCGTCTTCGCGTGTTCTCGCGGGTCGCCCCGGCCGCAGCAGGACGAACTCCCGCCGTTCTACCGCACGCCTGACTCGCTCCCGACCTCCTCTCCTGGCGACGTCCTCCGGCACGAGCCGCTCACGGGGTTCGCCGCGCTGGAGCAGGCGGGGAGCAACGTGCGCGTGCTGTATCGCTCGGATGCGGTGAAGGCAGACAGGCCCATCGCGGTGTCCGGCATCATCGCGCTCCCGAAGGGAGAGCCTCCGGAAGGCGGATGGCCGGTGATTGCCTGGGCGCACGGGACGGTGGGCGTGGCCGACAAGTGCGCGCCGTCGCGCGATGTGCTGGGCGCGAGCGCCCATTGGTTCAATCAGGCGCCGCAGCGACTGCTCAACTATTTCCTGGGGGAGATGAAGTGGGCCGTGGTGATGACCGACTACGAGGGGCTCGGCACGGAGGGGCGGCACCCGTTCCTGTTGGGGCGCTCGCAGGCGCGAGGCGTGCTCGACAGCGTGGTGGCGGCGCACAAGCTGTACCCGGGCAAGCTGTCGAAGAAGTACGCCGTCGTGGGCCATTCCCAGGGAGGACAGGCCGCGCTGTTCTCCGCCGCCGAGGCTCCGGAGCGCCTGCGTGGCAAGGATTTTGAGTTGGTGGGTGTGCTGGCCTATGCGCCGGCGTCCGCGATGCACTTGACCTTCCCGATTGCAGTGCAAGTGGCGGAGCCCTCGCCGGACGTCGCGTTCATTCCCCTGTTCCTCACAGGGGCTGCCGAGGGAGACCCGGACGGGGTGAAGCTGGAGCAGTTGCTCAAGCCCCAGGCCCTGAAGCTGTATGCCGATGTCGATTCGAAGTGCCGCATCGAGCTGAGCCAGACGGACTCCTGGGGGAACTTCGTCCCCAAGGGAAATGTGATGAGCGAGACGGCGAACTGGCGGCCATTGCTCGCGCAGTTGAGCGCGATGCATCCGGGGTATCTGACCATCGGAGTCCCGGTGCGACTGGTGCAGGGCCGGCTGGATGCGCGTGTGAATCCAGCGCAGACATGGGCCGTCCGCAACGAGCTCATCGCGCGTCGCGCCTCGGTGGAGTACGTGGGGTGCCCGGTGGCGGACCACTTCGGCGTGTTGGGGGATGACATCCCTGGCGCCGTGGCCTGGCTGACGCAGCGCTTCGGAGGAAGCGCACCTCCCGACGTCCTGAGTTCCTGTCGGGAAATCCATGAGCTGTCATCCGTGACTCCCTGA